A genomic window from Paenibacillus sp. FSL K6-0276 includes:
- a CDS encoding pitrilysin family protein: protein MEKIVLSNGLRVVMEKIPTGRSVSFGIWVKTGSRNENPGNNGISHFVEHMLFKGTDRYSAKDIAEQFDAIGGNVNAFTSKEYTCYYAKVLDEHLPIAVDVLADMFFRSRMDAEELEKEKNVILEEISMCEDTPDDLVHDLMCAAAYKDHPLAYSILGLKERLMEMKPDDLRAYMKEQYTIENTVISVAGNISDGLIELLEQHFGSFSNHGTSAPLTPPDYYGELLFHRKKTEQNHICLSLPGVRSGDLLQYAMVLINNAIGGGMSSRMFQEIREKRGLAYSVYSYHSSQADSGLFTVYAGTAPKQTKDVMELIKEMMYDLATKGLSEDELRKGKEQLKGSLILSLESTSSRMNRIGKNELMLGRHNTLDDMIAKIQLVTMDNINSVLDNMFAEPLSLAMVGSTDKAIANVRRDDLVLLRTNQ from the coding sequence GTGGAAAAAATAGTATTATCCAATGGTTTGCGAGTGGTTATGGAGAAAATTCCGACCGGCCGGTCCGTTTCTTTCGGAATCTGGGTAAAGACAGGTTCGCGGAATGAAAACCCTGGAAACAACGGGATTTCCCATTTTGTAGAGCATATGCTTTTTAAAGGTACGGATCGATATAGCGCTAAGGATATTGCCGAGCAGTTCGATGCTATTGGCGGTAATGTAAATGCGTTTACCTCTAAGGAATATACTTGCTATTATGCAAAAGTACTGGATGAGCATCTGCCCATCGCAGTAGATGTGTTAGCTGATATGTTTTTCCGTTCACGGATGGATGCTGAAGAGTTAGAGAAAGAAAAGAACGTCATCCTTGAGGAAATTTCTATGTGCGAGGACACGCCAGATGATCTTGTGCATGATCTGATGTGTGCTGCTGCCTACAAGGATCATCCGCTTGCGTATTCTATCCTTGGCTTAAAGGAACGGCTGATGGAGATGAAGCCAGATGATCTTCGTGCCTATATGAAGGAGCAATATACGATTGAGAACACGGTAATTAGTGTAGCGGGCAACATTAGCGATGGACTGATTGAGCTGTTGGAACAGCATTTTGGTTCATTCTCTAATCATGGCACTTCTGCGCCGCTGACTCCACCGGATTATTATGGGGAATTGTTGTTTCACCGCAAGAAAACAGAACAGAACCACATCTGTCTCTCCTTACCGGGGGTACGTTCTGGCGATCTATTGCAATATGCTATGGTACTTATTAATAATGCCATAGGTGGTGGAATGAGCTCACGGATGTTCCAAGAGATTCGTGAAAAACGTGGTCTAGCCTATTCTGTATATTCATACCACAGTTCTCAAGCGGATTCTGGTTTGTTTACGGTCTATGCTGGAACAGCACCAAAGCAAACCAAGGATGTTATGGAGCTAATTAAGGAAATGATGTACGATCTTGCTACTAAGGGTCTTAGTGAAGATGAACTAAGAAAAGGCAAGGAGCAGCTTAAAGGTAGCCTCATTCTTAGTCTGGAAAGTACTAGTAGCCGTATGAATCGTATCGGAAAAAATGAACTTATGCTCGGAAGACATAATACATTAGACGATATGATCGCCAAGATTCAGTTAGTAACGATGGACAATATTAACAGCGTGCTTGATAATATGTTTGCTGAGCCACTTTCTTTAGCGATGGTAGGCTCAACAGATAAAGCTATTGCAAATGTTAGGAGAGATGATCTTGTCTTATTACGTACAAATCAATAA
- a CDS encoding polysaccharide deacetylase family protein has product MKTEKVALVFACVAIVIGIGSTQGPVKDILAQLKPQDDLAVWKDIPKAENNDLRMRIETAAAKLNAPPVNAVVDRVWKAIPGYNGLEIDVESTYRIALLAPKEPIKFVYRQIEPQVSLNQLGAEPIYRGNPAKPMVSLMINVAWGNQYIGPMLNTLDEENVKVTFFLDGSWLSKNPELASEMLKRGHEMENHAYTHPNMSTLSRARATVEIEKTQKLLKETLGVTNTWFAPPSGDFDQETVEIASSLGLKTVLWTVDTVDWRNPSPESIVAKITSKAEPGTLVLMHPTASSSKALKAMIRGIKAKGLQLGTVSQTLSAERLIPSDVE; this is encoded by the coding sequence ATGAAGACGGAAAAAGTGGCATTAGTTTTTGCTTGTGTAGCAATCGTTATAGGAATTGGTAGCACTCAGGGGCCGGTAAAGGACATACTTGCGCAATTGAAGCCGCAGGATGATCTGGCTGTGTGGAAGGATATTCCTAAAGCGGAGAACAATGATCTTCGTATGCGGATTGAGACCGCCGCGGCCAAGCTTAATGCACCACCAGTGAATGCAGTTGTTGATCGGGTATGGAAAGCTATTCCGGGCTATAACGGACTTGAGATTGATGTAGAGAGTACCTATCGGATTGCTCTTTTGGCGCCAAAAGAACCCATAAAATTTGTGTATCGGCAGATCGAACCACAGGTATCTCTGAATCAACTTGGAGCTGAGCCCATATATCGAGGAAATCCGGCGAAACCAATGGTATCACTGATGATTAATGTGGCGTGGGGGAATCAGTATATTGGGCCAATGCTGAATACTTTGGATGAAGAGAACGTGAAGGTTACGTTTTTTTTGGATGGGAGCTGGCTTAGTAAGAATCCGGAGCTTGCTTCAGAAATGCTAAAACGTGGACATGAGATGGAGAATCACGCCTATACCCACCCCAATATGAGTACTTTAAGTCGTGCACGGGCTACTGTCGAAATTGAGAAAACTCAAAAGCTTTTGAAGGAGACACTTGGGGTCACAAATACATGGTTCGCCCCGCCATCCGGTGATTTCGATCAAGAGACAGTAGAGATCGCTAGCAGTTTAGGATTAAAGACTGTACTCTGGACTGTGGATACGGTGGATTGGCGCAATCCTTCTCCTGAATCTATAGTTGCCAAAATCACAAGCAAAGCTGAACCCGGCACACTTGTTCTAATGCATCCTACTGCCTCATCCTCCAAGGCGCTGAAGGCCATGATACGCGGGATTAAGGCAAAAGGGTTACAGCTAGGTACAGTTAGCCAAACGCTGTCTGCGGAGCGTCTGATCCCCTCTGATGTTGAGTGA
- the pnp gene encoding polyribonucleotide nucleotidyltransferase — MEKRVEMQLGGRRLVLETGRLAKQANAAVMVRYGDTSVLCTVTASKEPKDLDFFPLTVNYEERLYAVGKIPGGFIKREGRPSEKAILSSRLTDRPIRPLFPEGFRNDVQVLNLVMSVDQDCAPDIAAMIGTSAALSISDVPFDGPIGGVAVGRINGEFVINPDMSQQAISDVYVVVAGTKDAIMMVEAEANEVTEDVMLEAIMFGHDEIRKIVATIEELVKVAGKEKMAVKLHAVNADVNTEVRAFAEARLVEAVKIVEKHARQEAIDVVNDEAVAYFVEKYIEAPELLKDVKEVLHDIVKDEVRRLITHDKVRPDGRKLDEIRPIECDTSLLPRTHGSGLFTRGQTQILSVCTLGALGDVQILDGIDPTETKRFMHHYNFPPFSVGEARPLRAPGRREIGHGALGERALSKVIPSETEFPYTIRLVSEAIESNGSTSQASICASILAMMDAGVPIKAPVAGVAMGLIKDGEHVSILTDIQGMEDHLGDMDFKVAGTAEGVTAIQMDIKIAGIDRNILQDALQQAKEGRLFILDKMNEAISVPRPNLSKYAPKIIIININPDKIRDVIGAGGKIINKIIEETGVKIDIEQDGRVFIGSSDEEMIQKARSIIEGIVREVQVGEIYVGTVRRIEKFGAFVELIPGKDGLVHISQLSTERVAKVEDVVAIGDTITVKVTEIDQQGRVNLSRKAVLTSETGAKS, encoded by the coding sequence ATGGAAAAACGTGTAGAAATGCAGCTAGGCGGAAGACGCCTTGTGCTGGAAACGGGCCGCCTAGCTAAACAAGCAAACGCAGCCGTTATGGTACGTTATGGGGATACTTCGGTATTATGTACCGTTACGGCTTCGAAAGAGCCTAAGGATCTGGATTTTTTCCCGCTTACAGTTAACTATGAGGAAAGATTATATGCGGTAGGTAAAATTCCTGGCGGATTTATTAAACGTGAAGGCAGACCGAGTGAAAAAGCGATTCTGTCCAGTCGATTGACAGACCGTCCGATTCGCCCACTGTTTCCTGAAGGATTCCGTAATGATGTACAAGTTCTCAATTTGGTAATGAGTGTGGATCAGGACTGCGCACCAGATATTGCTGCTATGATCGGTACTTCAGCTGCACTTAGTATTTCCGATGTGCCTTTTGATGGACCAATCGGCGGCGTTGCTGTAGGTCGGATTAATGGAGAGTTTGTGATCAATCCGGATATGTCTCAGCAAGCAATCAGTGATGTTTATGTAGTGGTTGCTGGAACGAAGGACGCAATCATGATGGTTGAAGCAGAAGCGAACGAAGTGACGGAAGATGTGATGCTCGAAGCGATTATGTTCGGTCATGATGAAATCCGCAAGATCGTTGCAACCATTGAAGAACTGGTTAAAGTGGCTGGTAAAGAAAAGATGGCTGTAAAGCTACATGCAGTGAATGCTGACGTGAATACTGAGGTACGTGCATTTGCTGAGGCTCGTCTGGTGGAAGCCGTTAAAATTGTTGAAAAACATGCGCGTCAGGAAGCGATTGATGTCGTTAATGATGAAGCGGTTGCGTATTTCGTAGAGAAGTACATAGAAGCACCGGAGCTTCTGAAAGATGTTAAAGAAGTCCTACATGATATCGTGAAGGATGAAGTAAGACGTCTAATCACGCATGATAAGGTTCGTCCAGATGGACGTAAACTTGATGAAATCCGTCCGATTGAATGTGATACAAGCCTGTTGCCGCGTACGCACGGTTCCGGTCTGTTCACACGTGGACAAACACAAATCCTTAGCGTTTGTACCCTTGGAGCACTAGGTGATGTGCAAATTCTCGACGGAATCGATCCTACAGAAACGAAACGTTTCATGCACCATTACAACTTCCCGCCGTTCAGCGTAGGGGAAGCTCGTCCGCTCAGAGCACCAGGACGCCGTGAAATCGGTCACGGAGCACTTGGAGAACGTGCATTATCCAAGGTTATTCCTAGTGAAACTGAATTCCCGTACACGATTCGTCTAGTATCAGAAGCGATTGAATCTAACGGTTCTACTTCCCAGGCAAGTATCTGTGCCAGCATTCTGGCTATGATGGACGCTGGTGTGCCAATCAAAGCACCGGTAGCTGGAGTAGCAATGGGTCTGATCAAAGACGGAGAGCATGTCTCCATCCTGACGGATATTCAAGGTATGGAAGATCATCTCGGAGATATGGACTTCAAGGTAGCTGGTACAGCAGAAGGTGTTACAGCTATTCAAATGGACATAAAGATTGCCGGTATCGACCGCAACATTCTTCAGGATGCACTTCAGCAGGCTAAAGAAGGCCGTCTGTTCATCTTGGACAAAATGAATGAAGCGATCTCTGTGCCAAGACCTAATCTGTCCAAATATGCTCCGAAAATCATTATCATCAACATTAATCCGGACAAAATCCGTGATGTTATTGGTGCTGGCGGTAAAATTATCAACAAAATCATTGAGGAAACCGGCGTGAAAATCGACATCGAACAAGATGGTCGTGTCTTTATCGGATCTTCTGATGAAGAAATGATTCAAAAGGCTCGTTCGATTATCGAAGGCATTGTACGTGAAGTACAAGTCGGTGAAATCTATGTGGGTACAGTTAGACGTATTGAGAAATTCGGCGCATTTGTTGAACTCATTCCGGGTAAAGACGGATTAGTGCACATTTCCCAATTGTCCACTGAGCGCGTAGCTAAGGTAGAGGATGTCGTTGCTATTGGTGACACCATTACCGTTAAAGTAACTGAAATCGATCAACAAGGCCGGGTTAACCTGTCTCGTAAAGCGGTATTGACTTCGGAAACTGGAGCTAAATCGTAA
- the rpsO gene encoding 30S ribosomal protein S15, with the protein MALTQERKHQLIDEHKTHESDTGSPEVQVAILTENIVNLTDHLRTHKKDHHSRRGLLKMVGQRRKLLAYLKNKDIRRYSALIERLGLRR; encoded by the coding sequence ATGGCATTGACTCAAGAACGTAAACATCAATTGATCGACGAGCACAAAACTCACGAATCCGATACTGGATCCCCTGAGGTGCAAGTTGCTATCCTAACGGAGAACATCGTTAATTTGACTGACCACTTGCGTACGCACAAGAAAGATCATCACTCCCGTCGCGGATTGTTGAAAATGGTTGGACAACGTCGTAAACTTCTGGCGTATTTGAAAAACAAAGACATCAGACGTTACAGCGCCCTGATCGAAAGACTGGGATTGCGTCGTTAA
- a CDS encoding bifunctional riboflavin kinase/FAD synthetase has translation MRTVTLTYPMSPETAAEWAQPQVAALGQFDGLHRGHASVITSAVALARKQGVPAAVLTFHPHPKDVMGKGDYEGYLTPPLEKQEILASMGVDILYVIEFNEQLSRVSPQNFVSVMLLPLHIVTAVVGFDFRFGYQGEGDVEMLRKLGEGVMNVEVAPPFLLEGEKVSSSGIRKSLQNGDLGLANSWFGRCYHLRGTVGHGEKRGRTIGFPTANLKLSDYFVIPTKGVYAVRVFYNDKVLYGVMNVGVKPTFHEGVLTPSFEVHLFDFDGDLYDQELKVELVSYIRPERKFESIGALITQIGEDAETAKKILGYNL, from the coding sequence GTGAGAACCGTAACGTTAACCTATCCGATGTCTCCGGAGACTGCTGCAGAGTGGGCTCAGCCTCAAGTGGCTGCTCTAGGGCAGTTTGACGGATTGCATCGTGGACATGCCAGCGTCATTACATCCGCTGTGGCCCTAGCCCGTAAACAAGGTGTACCGGCTGCAGTCCTTACATTTCATCCCCATCCTAAAGATGTTATGGGTAAGGGTGATTATGAAGGGTATTTGACGCCACCCTTAGAAAAGCAAGAGATTCTTGCTAGTATGGGTGTCGATATCTTATATGTTATTGAATTTAATGAGCAGCTTTCCCGGGTTAGTCCACAGAATTTTGTCTCTGTTATGCTTTTACCGCTACATATTGTAACTGCAGTTGTCGGCTTTGACTTTCGTTTTGGTTATCAAGGTGAAGGCGATGTTGAGATGCTTCGCAAGCTGGGTGAAGGTGTTATGAATGTAGAGGTTGCTCCTCCTTTTCTTCTTGAAGGTGAGAAGGTTAGCAGCTCCGGTATTCGTAAAAGTCTCCAGAACGGGGATTTAGGGCTGGCGAACTCGTGGTTCGGTCGTTGTTATCATCTGCGTGGAACAGTGGGACATGGTGAGAAGAGAGGGCGTACGATTGGATTTCCAACAGCCAATTTGAAGCTTAGTGATTATTTTGTCATTCCTACTAAGGGTGTATATGCGGTCCGAGTCTTTTATAATGATAAAGTTCTGTATGGAGTTATGAATGTGGGCGTAAAACCTACTTTTCATGAAGGGGTATTGACTCCAAGTTTTGAAGTTCATCTATTTGATTTCGACGGTGACTTGTATGATCAAGAACTCAAGGTAGAATTAGTATCTTACATTCGTCCGGAACGGAAATTCGAATCCATAGGCGCATTGATCACCCAGATCGGTGAGGATGCAGAAACCGCGAAGAAGATTTTGGGATATAATCTATAG
- the truB gene encoding tRNA pseudouridine(55) synthase TruB: MSELEGVLAVYKPAGFTSHDVVAKARRILGMKRIGHTGTLDPQVTGVLPLCLGRATRVVEYIQELPKEYVATLRLGMSSDTEDLTGTITETVDEVHVTEEEILSVLASFKGVISQIPPMYSAVKVDGKRLYELAREGKTVERKSREVEIYEIEMTDMTWEGNHPDITFRVLCSKGTYIRTLCVDIGRALGLPGVMVKLERTMSAGISASHCLSLEDIATHKEAGTLEEHLIAADEAISHMPKHTVMDEKKKAALQGQRLSSRFIAPEVKVNGQFRLYDLQGGFLGIYELEDTGAIAPVKVFAQA, translated from the coding sequence ATGAGTGAATTAGAAGGTGTACTGGCGGTTTACAAGCCTGCAGGCTTCACTTCACATGATGTTGTGGCCAAGGCGCGTCGTATTCTCGGCATGAAACGGATCGGACATACGGGGACACTTGATCCTCAGGTGACTGGTGTGTTACCGCTTTGTCTAGGGCGTGCTACTCGTGTTGTAGAGTATATTCAGGAGTTGCCCAAAGAATATGTGGCAACACTGAGACTGGGAATGTCCAGTGATACGGAGGATTTAACGGGTACCATTACAGAGACTGTAGATGAGGTTCATGTAACTGAGGAAGAAATTCTATCAGTGCTTGCTTCATTTAAAGGTGTTATTTCTCAGATTCCACCGATGTATTCTGCGGTGAAAGTTGACGGCAAACGTCTTTATGAGTTGGCAAGAGAAGGTAAAACCGTTGAACGCAAAAGCCGTGAAGTAGAGATTTATGAAATTGAAATGACGGATATGACTTGGGAAGGCAATCATCCCGATATCACATTCCGGGTGCTTTGCTCTAAAGGCACATACATTCGTACCCTCTGTGTTGATATCGGCCGAGCACTTGGGCTTCCGGGTGTTATGGTAAAGCTAGAGAGAACGATGTCGGCAGGGATTTCAGCTAGTCATTGCCTTTCTCTAGAGGATATTGCGACTCACAAGGAAGCCGGAACATTGGAAGAGCACTTAATCGCTGCAGACGAGGCCATTTCTCATATGCCTAAGCATACTGTAATGGATGAGAAAAAGAAGGCGGCGCTGCAGGGTCAGCGTTTGTCCTCACGGTTTATTGCTCCAGAAGTGAAGGTGAACGGTCAATTTCGGCTATACGATCTTCAAGGTGGATTTCTTGGAATTTATGAACTGGAAGATACAGGTGCAATTGCTCCAGTGAAGGTGTTTGCACAAGCTTAA
- a CDS encoding bifunctional oligoribonuclease/PAP phosphatase NrnA: MQSYEQSLQQTREFLLEHDDYLVVSHVQPDGDAVSSTLAVGWLLSCLGKKYTMLNEGPIPKRMEYLWHSDEIINMASSEPPRQYSNVICVDCADFQRVGLTHRYFANDALILNIDHHPTNNGYGLVNLIKPDAAATAEILFDLLKTFEIEWDIDIATAIYTGLLTDTGGFRYTNTSPKVMAAVSELLSYGVNGPELAETLLEEMTLPQVKILNKALNTLQLSPDGDIAWLYVTPEDMIECAAANEDLEGIVNYPRNIRGVEVGILFKVIHERAVKVSLRSAGKVDVADLAQTFGGGGHTRAAGARIEATLEEAIAQVLEEVRRHL, encoded by the coding sequence ATGCAGAGCTATGAACAAAGTCTCCAGCAGACCCGTGAGTTTCTGCTGGAACACGACGATTACCTTGTAGTGTCGCATGTTCAGCCGGACGGAGATGCAGTCAGCTCCACCCTAGCGGTGGGCTGGCTTCTCTCATGTCTGGGCAAAAAATACACTATGCTGAATGAAGGACCGATACCGAAGCGGATGGAATACTTATGGCATTCGGATGAAATCATCAATATGGCCTCTAGTGAGCCGCCCCGTCAATACAGCAATGTGATCTGTGTGGATTGTGCTGATTTTCAGCGAGTTGGACTGACCCATCGCTATTTTGCGAATGATGCTCTAATCCTGAACATTGACCATCACCCCACTAACAACGGTTATGGACTTGTAAATTTAATCAAACCGGATGCTGCTGCGACTGCGGAAATTTTGTTCGATCTGCTGAAGACGTTCGAGATTGAATGGGACATTGATATTGCTACAGCAATATACACAGGTCTCTTGACAGATACTGGTGGATTTCGATATACCAACACATCACCAAAAGTAATGGCAGCCGTGTCTGAACTTCTTTCTTATGGCGTTAATGGTCCTGAACTGGCTGAGACATTACTTGAAGAAATGACATTGCCGCAGGTCAAAATTTTAAATAAAGCGTTAAATACTCTTCAATTATCACCCGATGGGGATATAGCCTGGCTGTATGTTACACCGGAGGATATGATCGAATGTGCTGCTGCTAATGAAGATTTGGAAGGGATCGTGAACTACCCTCGCAATATTCGTGGTGTGGAAGTAGGGATTCTGTTCAAAGTCATTCATGAACGTGCGGTCAAAGTTAGTTTGCGTTCTGCTGGTAAGGTGGACGTGGCTGATCTAGCGCAAACGTTTGGAGGCGGCGGTCATACCCGTGCTGCAGGTGCGCGTATAGAAGCTACACTCGAAGAGGCAATAGCCCAGGTGCTTGAGGAGGTAAGACGTCATTTATGA
- the rbfA gene encoding 30S ribosome-binding factor RbfA, producing MSKIRAGRVGEQIKKELSQLIQSGLKDPRIGFVTVTGVDVTNDLSQAKVYLSVFGDEEQKAGSLKAIEKANGFLRSELGKAIRLRHTPELIFKIDESVAYGSHIEKLLGELHKND from the coding sequence ATGTCTAAAATTAGAGCAGGACGAGTGGGCGAGCAGATCAAGAAAGAGCTTAGTCAACTTATCCAAAGCGGACTGAAAGACCCACGAATCGGTTTTGTAACTGTAACTGGCGTAGACGTGACTAACGATCTTTCGCAAGCGAAAGTATACCTAAGCGTATTCGGGGATGAAGAACAGAAGGCAGGTTCCCTTAAAGCGATTGAAAAAGCAAATGGTTTTCTTCGCTCAGAGCTTGGCAAGGCAATTCGCCTCCGTCACACACCGGAACTGATCTTCAAGATCGATGAATCTGTCGCATATGGCAGTCATATCGAGAAACTTCTCGGAGAGCTTCATAAGAACGATTAG
- the infB gene encoding translation initiation factor IF-2 → MTKEENKDKLRVYEYAKSLNMSSKEIITILKRLNVPVNNHMSVMENGSVNKVEQFFKDIKSNAAAKRDTGSSSRPVTTGAVTAEPQSAQNANKNQQEKQVGMNSNQNNNQSTTSPRPQSGQDSRRTQTGSTQNARPQQSGAPRTNSTSGSRPQGSNTGGNRPQGSNTGGSRPQGSNSGSRPQGSSTGGSRPQGSSTGGSRPQGSSTGGNRPQGSNTGGSRPQGSNTGSRPQGQSSAPRTDNRPQGQSGTGGGFTRGDDRGPKKNTTGGRPNTNNRRFDDGKGGNYRGRGGKNGRGKNQPMVHREKIDNTPKKIIVRGSMTVGETAKLLHKDASEVIKKLISMGVMATINQELDIDTILLLAAEFGVEVEVKIPVDEDSFETVEENDTEEELQSRPPVVTIMGHVDHGKTTLLDAIRSTSVSLGEAGGITQHIGAYQVEINQKKITFLDTPGHEAFTAMRARGAQVTDMTIIVVAADDGVMPQTVEAINHAKAAGLPIIVAVNKIDKPGADPDKVKQELTSYELVPEEWGGDTIFVNLSAKQRINLEELLEMILLVAEVNEYKANPDKRARGTVIEAELDKNRGPVARILVQNGTLKVGDAFVAGNCFGRVRAMVNDKGRKIKEAGPSTPVEITGLTEVPQAGDPFMAFEDERKARAIADRRSTSQRQSELNTNTRVTLDDLFQHIKDGEIKDLNVIIKADVQGSVEALKGSLAKIEVEGVRVKIIHSGAGAITESDITLAAASNAIVIGFNVRPDAQTKAAAEQEKVDVRLHNIIYNVIEEIESAMKGMLDPIYKENVIGHAEVRSVFKISKVGTIAGCMVIDGKITRNAEMRLIRSGIVVFTGKVDTLKRFKDDAKEVAQGYECGITLERYNDVQEGDIIEAFLMETVER, encoded by the coding sequence TTGACTAAAGAAGAGAACAAAGATAAATTGCGCGTGTACGAATACGCCAAGTCACTAAACATGAGCAGTAAAGAAATTATTACTATTCTGAAGCGTTTGAATGTCCCTGTGAATAATCATATGAGTGTCATGGAGAACGGTTCCGTGAACAAAGTAGAGCAATTCTTCAAGGATATCAAATCGAACGCTGCAGCCAAGCGGGATACCGGCTCCAGCAGCCGTCCGGTGACAACCGGTGCGGTAACTGCCGAGCCCCAGAGTGCTCAGAATGCCAACAAAAATCAACAGGAAAAGCAGGTAGGTATGAACAGTAACCAAAACAACAACCAATCGACGACGTCCCCAAGGCCCCAAAGCGGACAAGATTCCCGCAGAACACAAACAGGTTCAACGCAGAATGCACGTCCGCAACAAAGCGGAGCTCCACGTACAAATAGTACTAGCGGAAGCCGTCCGCAAGGTAGCAATACAGGCGGCAATCGTCCACAAGGTAGTAATACTGGTGGCAGCCGTCCGCAAGGTAGCAATTCTGGTAGCCGTCCACAAGGTAGTAGTACTGGTGGCAGCCGTCCGCAAGGAAGCAGTACTGGTGGCAGCCGTCCGCAAGGAAGCAGTACTGGTGGCAACCGTCCGCAAGGTAGCAATACCGGTGGCAGCCGTCCACAAGGCAGCAATACTGGCAGCCGTCCGCAAGGACAAAGCAGTGCACCGCGCACTGACAACCGTCCACAAGGTCAATCTGGCACTGGCGGAGGTTTCACACGCGGTGACGACAGAGGTCCTAAGAAGAACACAACTGGTGGTAGACCAAATACGAATAATAGACGTTTTGATGATGGTAAAGGCGGTAACTACCGCGGTCGTGGTGGTAAGAATGGCCGTGGCAAGAATCAACCTATGGTTCACCGTGAGAAGATTGATAACACACCTAAGAAAATTATCGTTCGTGGCAGCATGACCGTTGGTGAAACAGCGAAATTGCTTCACAAAGACGCTTCTGAAGTAATCAAGAAGTTGATCTCTATGGGTGTTATGGCAACCATCAACCAAGAACTGGATATCGACACCATTCTGCTGCTTGCTGCTGAATTCGGCGTAGAAGTAGAAGTGAAGATTCCTGTTGATGAGGATAGCTTCGAAACAGTGGAAGAGAATGATACTGAAGAAGAACTTCAGTCCCGTCCTCCAGTAGTTACGATCATGGGTCACGTTGACCACGGTAAAACTACTTTGCTGGATGCGATTCGTTCGACGAGTGTGTCTCTAGGCGAAGCCGGCGGTATCACACAGCATATCGGTGCTTATCAAGTAGAAATCAATCAGAAGAAAATCACTTTCTTAGATACACCTGGTCACGAAGCGTTTACTGCTATGCGTGCTCGTGGTGCACAGGTAACAGATATGACTATTATCGTAGTTGCTGCTGATGACGGTGTAATGCCTCAGACTGTAGAAGCTATTAACCATGCTAAAGCTGCTGGACTTCCGATCATTGTTGCTGTCAACAAAATCGATAAGCCGGGCGCTGATCCTGATAAGGTGAAGCAAGAGCTTACAAGCTATGAACTTGTTCCTGAAGAGTGGGGCGGAGACACGATTTTCGTTAATCTGTCCGCTAAACAACGCATTAATCTGGAAGAATTGCTGGAAATGATCTTGCTTGTTGCTGAAGTAAATGAGTACAAAGCGAACCCTGACAAACGGGCACGCGGTACTGTTATAGAAGCTGAGCTTGATAAGAACCGTGGACCGGTTGCGCGCATTCTTGTACAGAACGGTACTTTGAAAGTCGGCGATGCTTTTGTAGCAGGTAACTGCTTCGGACGTGTACGTGCGATGGTCAATGATAAAGGACGTAAGATTAAGGAAGCTGGACCATCTACTCCAGTAGAAATTACTGGTTTGACTGAGGTACCACAAGCTGGAGATCCGTTTATGGCCTTCGAAGACGAGCGTAAAGCCCGTGCGATTGCTGATAGACGTTCTACATCCCAACGTCAATCCGAGCTGAATACGAACACCCGTGTAACATTGGATGATTTGTTCCAGCATATTAAAGACGGCGAGATCAAAGACCTTAACGTTATTATTAAAGCTGACGTACAAGGTTCAGTCGAGGCGCTTAAAGGTTCCCTGGCTAAGATCGAAGTGGAAGGCGTACGCGTGAAGATCATTCACAGCGGTGCCGGAGCCATTACGGAATCCGATATTACACTTGCAGCAGCATCCAACGCTATTGTTATTGGCTTTAACGTTCGTCCGGACGCTCAGACCAAGGCAGCTGCTGAACAAGAAAAAGTAGATGTTCGTTTGCATAACATTATCTACAATGTAATCGAGGAAATCGAAAGTGCAATGAAAGGGATGCTTGATCCTATCTATAAAGAGAACGTTATCGGTCACGCCGAAGTTCGTAGCGTCTTCAAAATCAGTAAAGTGGGCACCATCGCAGGTTGTATGGTTATTGATGGTAAAATTACCCGTAATGCTGAAATGCGCTTGATCCGTAGCGGTATCGTTGTGTTCACAGGTAAAGTTGATACCTTGAAACGCTTTAAAGATGATGCCAAAGAAGTGGCGCAAGGTTATGAATGCGGCATAACTTTGGAACGCTATAATGACGTCCAAGAGGGCGACATTATCGAAGCGTTTCTTATGGAAACTGTAGAGCGCTAA